The Boseongicola sp. DNA segment TGCAGACGGACGTTGAACAACTTGTTGGCCAGCCAACGAGCAAGACGAATGGCAACCCCGAAGTAAACCGTTGCGCTGAAGGATGGCACAATCTCGCGGGCGTAATCCTGGGCCTTTTCAAACGCGACGTCTTCGCGGACGCCTTCGTGTTCGGCGTATGAGCCCACTGCCCGCACAACATCGGGATCGTAAATGACGCGCTGGATCATGTCCTGACGACGGAGCAGCTTGAAGGGCTGAATAGGTCGGTCGAGGCGTTTGTTCAGTTCGGCGACTAAACGTTCGGCCCGGCGTCGGAAGAACCAGCGAACCGAAGGGAACAACAGATGCGTTGTTGCCGTCACCGTCGCAAAGACGAGGATCAGGGCAAGCAGCCATATCGGGAGTTCCACGGTGCCAAGCATTCGCGCAAAACTGTCAGAAAACCCCTTCTGCGTCTATGCGAAACTGCTTTTCAATGAAACGAGATCACCGCCAGAAGAACGATCAAAACCAAAAGCGCTTTGTTGAGTATTCCCAGCTTTTTGATCTTTTCCTTTGCGGCGGCATCGCCCGTCATGGCTTTGGGTCCGGTTTTATCTGCGACGACAATGCTGGCCACCAGAGCTGCGACAAGAAGCAATTTTAGCCAGAACGTTCCAGGCGCAGCGTCTGTCACGCCAGAGGTGAAAACAAGAATAATGCCGGTCACAATGAGCATCGCCATTCCGGCTTTTACAATGTTCTTAATCGGAAGCACAATTGCGCCAATCGAAGGCCGGTGCTCGGGTGGCGCTTTATCGATCATTGCGCCGATGACTGGTAAGCCGAAAGTTGCGACGCCCCCCATGGCAAGGCCGATAAAATGCAGTGCCATAATCAGGTCGGTGACAGTATCCATTATTCCCTCCGATTTTCTTTCAGTCTGGCGGGAGAATGTCGCCGGGGCAAGCGGAAGAATTCCATCAAATGCCGCGTTGCAGCGAATTGACAGTGACATTTCTTTTCGTTAGTCAGTCACTTGACGTAATTTAATTACTCACTCGAATCGGGGGCCGCGATCATGTCGCAACCGCAGAAAGACAGACCCTGGTTGTTCCGCACTTATGCGGGTCATTCGACGGCGACAGCCTCGAACGAGCTATACCGGGGCAATCTTGCGAAGGGTCAAACCGGCCTTTCTGTTGCCTTCGATCTGCCGACCCAGACAGGATATGACAGCGACCACCGCCTTGCCCGCGGCGAGGTTGGCAAAGTCGGGGTACCTGTTTCGCACCTTGGCGACATGCGCGCGTTGTTTAGGGATATTCCGCTGGAGCAAATGAATACCTCGATGACGATCAATGCGACGGCGCCCTGGTTGTTGGCGTTGTATGTTGCGGCGGCGGAAGAACAGGGTGCTGATATCGCGAAACTTCAGGGCACAGTACAGAACGATATCATTAAGGAATACCTATCAAGGGGGACGTATGTCTGTCCGCCCCGCCCTTCTTTGCGGATGATCACCGATGTTGCGGCCTGGACACGGGGGCATTTGCCGAAATGGAATCCGATGAACGTCTGTTCCTATCACCTGCAAGAGGCCGGTGCGACGCCAGAGCAGGAGTTAGCATATGCTTTGGCGACCGCTGTAGCGGTGCTGGATGATCTGAAGGGCAAAGTCGCCGACGAGCATTTTCCGGCGATGGTTGGCCGGATCAGTTTCTTTGTGAATGCGGGCATTCGGTTTGTAACCGAGCTGTGCAAGATGCGGGCCTTCACTGAGCTGTGGGATGAGATCTGTCTTGAACGTTACGGTGTTGAGGATCCGAAGTTTCGGCGGTTCAGGTATGGTGTGCAGGTGAACAGCCTTGGCCTGACCGAGCAGCAACCAGAGAACAACGTTTATCGTATCCTGTTGGAAACGCTGGCGGTTACGCTGTCGAAGAACGCGCGGGCGCGCGCAGTTCAGTTGCCTGCGTGGAACGAAGCGTTGGGGTTGCCGCGCCCCTGGGATCAGCAATGGTCGTTGAGAATGCAGCAGATTTTAGCGTTTGAGACTGATCTGCTGGAGTTCGGGGATTTGTTTGACGGCAACCCGGTTGTAGCCGCGAAGGTCGACGCACTGAAGGACGGCGCGCGCGCGGAACTGGCGCATATTGATGCGATGGGCGGTGCGGTTGAAGCGATTGAACATATGAAGATGCGCTTGGTCGAAGCCAACGCGGATCGGATTGCGCGGATTGAAGCCGGTGAAACTACGGTCGTAGGCGTGAACCGGTTTGAGACGGGTGAGCCGTCCCCCCTGACCAGCGGGCCTGACGCGATCATGGTCGCAGATGCAGATGCCGAAGCGGATCAGATCGGGCGGTTGGAGGCCTGGCGCGCGGAGCGGGATGAAGGCGCGGTTCAGGCGGCGTTGGCGGAGTTGCGGGTTGCTGCCAAGGGCGATGCGAACATTATGCCGGCTTCGATTGC contains these protein-coding regions:
- a CDS encoding protein meaA, whose protein sequence is MSQPQKDRPWLFRTYAGHSTATASNELYRGNLAKGQTGLSVAFDLPTQTGYDSDHRLARGEVGKVGVPVSHLGDMRALFRDIPLEQMNTSMTINATAPWLLALYVAAAEEQGADIAKLQGTVQNDIIKEYLSRGTYVCPPRPSLRMITDVAAWTRGHLPKWNPMNVCSYHLQEAGATPEQELAYALATAVAVLDDLKGKVADEHFPAMVGRISFFVNAGIRFVTELCKMRAFTELWDEICLERYGVEDPKFRRFRYGVQVNSLGLTEQQPENNVYRILLETLAVTLSKNARARAVQLPAWNEALGLPRPWDQQWSLRMQQILAFETDLLEFGDLFDGNPVVAAKVDALKDGARAELAHIDAMGGAVEAIEHMKMRLVEANADRIARIEAGETTVVGVNRFETGEPSPLTSGPDAIMVADADAEADQIGRLEAWRAERDEGAVQAALAELRVAAKGDANIMPASIAAAKAGATTGEWGDVVRGVFGQYRAPTGVARAPSNRTDGLDELRDAVDAVSGRLGERLKFLVGKPGLDGHSNGAEQIASRARDVGMDITYEGIRLTPSEIVAAALDQGAHVVGLSILSGSHMPLIEELLVEMRDAGLGEVPVVVGGIIPEDDAKRLQAMGVARVYTPKDFELNRIMFDIVALVDPAKVAAE